From a region of the Zerene cesonia ecotype Mississippi chromosome 11, Zerene_cesonia_1.1, whole genome shotgun sequence genome:
- the LOC119830464 gene encoding uncharacterized protein LOC119830464 isoform X1, with protein MGCGQSKINLYPRRNKNGGKGNSAKKSGAAEKETDEEEGRAGTQDEAEEESDHGKHILPLTNHPPTVEASASMQDFFKMLDEKIEKGKDYDSSSETEVRMEKERRKRLIDQWRSASQSTQSSQSQPSPPTPARRRLHRPVPPQPPERQNSPGTVRRCYRQQHVPEGMSPPPRRSHSAQSHHPPDPRHINGDNWQDPTKSPVKRSQSAGANWKSNPKVAPYQKPKKNEVNESQRAVQKDMDMSVPQSVDASQDSQITYNPTFQTHSPAHSAKSQQPYITQIISYPMSQQVTPPSTPKYIAPPEEYQDPQSNIVDNKYNNTNQKTTPVTQMSTQSHIYYIHGNAASNVSQDLAQQRQQTAIHLQQYVAMKQAQQQMFSYLQRGPHTVFPNVDYSQIPHRTYEGEEYVPQYAHGHPAMRPHSAPTPVGVVRPMAVAPGFAPLPDGTHMVQMPMYMHMPPVVSTMGPWIPGQGPEMQYYPQSPFMPMYRPNSAGSAGTLTRYQKKETIETDGKNVCQSINLVRQKQIGQIVSVPGQELTVCNNPSDSPSSASVSTDSGVSPGNSVPSSKCPVFNTTMTTDSYTNSVDNKSKKVKSVPFSTRSLKNSKSLDS; from the exons GCGCAGCAGAGAAGGAAACTGACGAAGAGGAAGGCAGGGCTGGAACCCAAGATGAGGCCGAAGAGGAATCCGATCACGGCAAGCACATACTGCCGCTCACCAACCATCCACCGACTGT GGAAGCGTCGGCTAGCATGCAGGACTTCTTCAAAATGTTGGacgaaaaaattgaaaaa GGCAAAGACTACGACTCATCGAGTGAAACTGAAGTACGCATGGAAAAAGAGAGGCGAAAACGTTTGATAGATCAATGGCGATCCGCGTCGCAGTCTACACAGTCCTCACAATCACAGCCAAGTCCGCCCACGCCAGCCAGGAGACGGTTGCACAGACCAGTTCCACCCCAGCCGCCAGAACGCCAGAACAGCCCTGGTACAGTCAGACGATGCTATCGACAGCAACACGTCCCTGAAGGCATGTCTCCACCGCCAAGACGTTCACACAGTGCCCAATCACACCACCCACCTGACCCTCGTCACATCAACGGAGACAACTGGCAAGATCCGACTAAATCCCCCGTTAAACGATCTCAAAGCGCTGGAGCAAATTGGAAGAGCAACCCAAAAGTCGCTCCCTACCAGAAACCAAAGAAGAACGAAGTCAACGAAAGCCAAAGAGCCGTGCAAAAAGACATGGACATGTCAGTGCCTCAGTCTGTTGATGCTAGTCAAGATTCCCAAATCACGTACAATCCAACATTCCAAACACACAGCCCAGCGCATTCGGCGAAATCACAGCAACCGTACATAACTCAAATTATAAGTTATCCCATGTCGCAACAAGTAACTCCACCTTCGACGCCAAAATATATAGCTCCACCAGAAGAGTACCAAGATCCACAAAGTAATATAGTTGATAACAAGTACAATAATACGAATCAAAAAACGACGCCAGTGACACAAATGAGTACTCAGtcacacatttattatattcacggTAATGCTGCGTCCAACGTGTCCCAGGATCTAGCGCAGCAGAGGCAACAGACAGCTATACACTTGCAGCAGTACGTAGCTATGAAACAGGCTCAGCAGCAgatgttttcatatttacaaCGTGGACCCCATACCGTGTTCCCCAACGTTGACTATTCCCAAATACCACATCGTACGTACGAAGGCGAAGAATATGTGCCCCAATATGCACATGGCCACCCGGCAATGCGACCGCATAGTGCGCCAACTCCTGTGGGAGTCGTCAGGCCTATGGCAGTCGCACCAGGATTCGCTCCACTCCCTGACGGCACTCACATGGTTCAGATGCCGATGTACATGCACATGCCTCCCGTTGTATCAACAATGGGGCCCTGGATTCCCGGACAGGGGCCAGAAATGCAATACTACCCGCAATCGCCATTCATGCCCATGTACCGACCGAACTCCGCGGGATCGGCCGGCACATTAACTAGATATCAAAAGAAGGAGACTATTGAGACTGATGGAAAGAACGTGTGCCAAAGTATAAATCTGGTGAGACAGAAGCAGATCGGACAGATTGTTTCTGTGCCGGGCCAGGAGCTGACGGTGTGCAACAACCCCAGCGACAGCCCGAGCTCTGCCTCCGTGAGCACGGACAGCGGCGTCTCCCCCGGCAACAGCGTACCGAGCTCCAAGTGTCCCGTCTTCAATACGACGATGACGACAGACTCTTACACGAATTCAGTAGATAATAAGAGTAAGAAAGTGAAATCAGTGCCGTTCTCTACGCGATCGCTGAAAAATTCTAAAAGTTTAGATTCTTAG
- the LOC119830464 gene encoding uncharacterized protein LOC119830464 isoform X2, producing the protein MPSGYASDNVNCLWDWIARCIGTYGAAEKETDEEEGRAGTQDEAEEESDHGKHILPLTNHPPTVEASASMQDFFKMLDEKIEKGKDYDSSSETEVRMEKERRKRLIDQWRSASQSTQSSQSQPSPPTPARRRLHRPVPPQPPERQNSPGTVRRCYRQQHVPEGMSPPPRRSHSAQSHHPPDPRHINGDNWQDPTKSPVKRSQSAGANWKSNPKVAPYQKPKKNEVNESQRAVQKDMDMSVPQSVDASQDSQITYNPTFQTHSPAHSAKSQQPYITQIISYPMSQQVTPPSTPKYIAPPEEYQDPQSNIVDNKYNNTNQKTTPVTQMSTQSHIYYIHGNAASNVSQDLAQQRQQTAIHLQQYVAMKQAQQQMFSYLQRGPHTVFPNVDYSQIPHRTYEGEEYVPQYAHGHPAMRPHSAPTPVGVVRPMAVAPGFAPLPDGTHMVQMPMYMHMPPVVSTMGPWIPGQGPEMQYYPQSPFMPMYRPNSAGSAGTLTRYQKKETIETDGKNVCQSINLVRQKQIGQIVSVPGQELTVCNNPSDSPSSASVSTDSGVSPGNSVPSSKCPVFNTTMTTDSYTNSVDNKSKKVKSVPFSTRSLKNSKSLDS; encoded by the exons GCGCAGCAGAGAAGGAAACTGACGAAGAGGAAGGCAGGGCTGGAACCCAAGATGAGGCCGAAGAGGAATCCGATCACGGCAAGCACATACTGCCGCTCACCAACCATCCACCGACTGT GGAAGCGTCGGCTAGCATGCAGGACTTCTTCAAAATGTTGGacgaaaaaattgaaaaa GGCAAAGACTACGACTCATCGAGTGAAACTGAAGTACGCATGGAAAAAGAGAGGCGAAAACGTTTGATAGATCAATGGCGATCCGCGTCGCAGTCTACACAGTCCTCACAATCACAGCCAAGTCCGCCCACGCCAGCCAGGAGACGGTTGCACAGACCAGTTCCACCCCAGCCGCCAGAACGCCAGAACAGCCCTGGTACAGTCAGACGATGCTATCGACAGCAACACGTCCCTGAAGGCATGTCTCCACCGCCAAGACGTTCACACAGTGCCCAATCACACCACCCACCTGACCCTCGTCACATCAACGGAGACAACTGGCAAGATCCGACTAAATCCCCCGTTAAACGATCTCAAAGCGCTGGAGCAAATTGGAAGAGCAACCCAAAAGTCGCTCCCTACCAGAAACCAAAGAAGAACGAAGTCAACGAAAGCCAAAGAGCCGTGCAAAAAGACATGGACATGTCAGTGCCTCAGTCTGTTGATGCTAGTCAAGATTCCCAAATCACGTACAATCCAACATTCCAAACACACAGCCCAGCGCATTCGGCGAAATCACAGCAACCGTACATAACTCAAATTATAAGTTATCCCATGTCGCAACAAGTAACTCCACCTTCGACGCCAAAATATATAGCTCCACCAGAAGAGTACCAAGATCCACAAAGTAATATAGTTGATAACAAGTACAATAATACGAATCAAAAAACGACGCCAGTGACACAAATGAGTACTCAGtcacacatttattatattcacggTAATGCTGCGTCCAACGTGTCCCAGGATCTAGCGCAGCAGAGGCAACAGACAGCTATACACTTGCAGCAGTACGTAGCTATGAAACAGGCTCAGCAGCAgatgttttcatatttacaaCGTGGACCCCATACCGTGTTCCCCAACGTTGACTATTCCCAAATACCACATCGTACGTACGAAGGCGAAGAATATGTGCCCCAATATGCACATGGCCACCCGGCAATGCGACCGCATAGTGCGCCAACTCCTGTGGGAGTCGTCAGGCCTATGGCAGTCGCACCAGGATTCGCTCCACTCCCTGACGGCACTCACATGGTTCAGATGCCGATGTACATGCACATGCCTCCCGTTGTATCAACAATGGGGCCCTGGATTCCCGGACAGGGGCCAGAAATGCAATACTACCCGCAATCGCCATTCATGCCCATGTACCGACCGAACTCCGCGGGATCGGCCGGCACATTAACTAGATATCAAAAGAAGGAGACTATTGAGACTGATGGAAAGAACGTGTGCCAAAGTATAAATCTGGTGAGACAGAAGCAGATCGGACAGATTGTTTCTGTGCCGGGCCAGGAGCTGACGGTGTGCAACAACCCCAGCGACAGCCCGAGCTCTGCCTCCGTGAGCACGGACAGCGGCGTCTCCCCCGGCAACAGCGTACCGAGCTCCAAGTGTCCCGTCTTCAATACGACGATGACGACAGACTCTTACACGAATTCAGTAGATAATAAGAGTAAGAAAGTGAAATCAGTGCCGTTCTCTACGCGATCGCTGAAAAATTCTAAAAGTTTAGATTCTTAG